From a single Adhaeribacter swui genomic region:
- a CDS encoding TolC family protein has protein sequence MKKQLILFLLGAAFIWSGQVARAQQAPQAFSLQQSIDYALANQPNLKNAQLQNEIAAARIGQIRSIGLPQINAGVDVGNNVILQKTLLDPNTFGGAGKQQITITPNNLNSLNNGQNVVLNPEFVADTEPLPPTTIAFGLQYAGSAAVSASQLLFDGSYLIGLKAAKVYTDLSRKQLQQTEIETIDQVTKAYYSVLVSRERLTLLNRNLERLENQLRETSEIFNQGFAEKIDVDRLQVAYNNLKVEQEKATRLVALGVDLLKFQMGMELSQPLELTDKLDNALVEAEIVANSNFDYSRRIEYSILETQRDLAKLDIKNKQSGYYPKLLLNGRYGYSGSSNSFRDLARFETQVGEKFYPNWFNFAFVGVSLQVPIFDGLRKKYEIQEAKLNLKTLDNGFRILQQSIDLQLSQSNTNLQNALQVIKSQKESLDLATEVARVTNIKFKEGVGSNLEVITAETDLRQAQTNYYAAIYDALIAKVDLQKATGTLQK, from the coding sequence GCGCAGCAGGCACCGCAGGCTTTTAGCCTGCAACAAAGCATCGATTACGCCTTGGCAAATCAGCCAAATTTAAAAAATGCCCAGCTGCAGAACGAAATTGCGGCGGCTCGTATTGGCCAAATCCGCTCTATTGGTTTGCCTCAAATTAATGCCGGGGTAGATGTCGGGAATAACGTGATTTTGCAAAAAACCTTACTGGACCCTAATACATTTGGCGGCGCCGGTAAACAGCAAATTACCATAACTCCCAACAATTTGAATTCTCTAAATAACGGACAAAATGTAGTGTTAAACCCGGAGTTTGTAGCGGATACCGAACCTCTACCACCCACTACCATTGCCTTTGGTTTACAATACGCCGGTAGCGCCGCGGTTTCGGCGAGCCAGTTGTTGTTCGATGGTTCTTACCTGATAGGTTTAAAAGCTGCTAAGGTGTATACCGATTTATCCCGGAAGCAATTGCAACAAACCGAAATTGAAACAATAGACCAGGTAACCAAAGCTTATTACAGCGTTTTAGTGTCGCGGGAACGGCTAACCTTACTTAACCGCAACCTGGAACGTTTGGAAAATCAACTGCGGGAAACCAGCGAAATTTTTAACCAAGGTTTTGCCGAGAAAATAGACGTAGACCGGTTACAGGTAGCTTATAATAACCTGAAGGTAGAACAAGAAAAAGCTACGCGTTTAGTTGCTCTAGGCGTTGATTTATTAAAATTTCAGATGGGCATGGAGTTGAGCCAGCCGCTGGAGTTAACCGATAAATTAGACAATGCCTTAGTAGAAGCCGAAATTGTGGCAAACAGTAACTTTGATTACAGCCGCCGTATTGAGTATTCTATTCTGGAAACCCAGCGCGATCTGGCCAAGCTGGATATCAAAAACAAGCAATCGGGTTATTATCCAAAGTTGTTATTAAATGGGCGCTATGGGTATAGCGGTTCCAGCAACAGCTTTCGGGATCTGGCCCGTTTCGAAACCCAGGTTGGCGAGAAGTTCTACCCTAATTGGTTCAATTTTGCCTTTGTGGGCGTGAGTTTACAGGTACCTATTTTCGATGGCTTACGCAAGAAATACGAGATTCAGGAGGCTAAATTAAACTTAAAAACCCTGGATAACGGCTTTCGGATTTTACAGCAAAGCATTGATTTACAGCTAAGCCAATCAAATACCAATCTGCAAAATGCCTTACAGGTAATTAAATCGCAAAAAGAAAGCCTGGATCTGGCTACGGAAGTGGCCCGGGTAACCAATATTAAATTTAAAGAAGGAGTAGGCTCCAACCTGGAAGTAATTACCGCCGAAACCGACTTACGCCAGGCCCAAACCAATTACTACGCCGCCATCTACGATGCGCTTATCGCCAAAGTAGATTTACAGAAAGCTACCGGAACCTTACAGAAATAA